Below is a window of Spelaeicoccus albus DNA.
TTCGGGGCACAATGCCGCACGCAGCGACAGCGCCGGGCCGTCTTCGTCTTCCACAATCTCCGCCAACGCTCCCAGAGGAGCCGAGCACCCCGCTCCCGTCTCGGCAAGCACCGCCCGTTCGGCGGTCGTGGCACTGCGGGTGTCGGCGTCGTCGATCTCGGCCAGCGCCCGGACCAGCTCGTCGTCGACGGCGCCGCCGGATTCGTCCCGGGTCTCCACGGCCAACGCACCCTGTCCGGGTGCCGGGAGCATGTTGATCGGGTCGATCTTCTCGGTGATGTCGGCCTGTTTGCCGAGCCGTTCGAGGCCGGCCATGGCCAGCACCACCGCATCCAGCCGCCCGGACGTGACATACCCCATCCGGGTCTCGACGTTGCCGCGGATGTCGACGACGTCGAATCCGAGGCCGAGGGCTTTCAACTGGGCATGCCGCCGCGGCGAGCCGGTGCCGATGACGGCGCCGGCGGGCAGTTCGACGAGTTTCTTGCCGCCGGCCGAGACGAGAGCGTCGCGCGGGTCGGCGCGGCGCGGCACGGCGGCCAGCCGGATACCGGGTTCGGGGGTTGTCGGCAGGTCCTTCAGCGAATGGACGACGACGTCGACGGTGCCGTCCGTCAACGCGCCGCGCACGGCGGAGACGAACACGCCGGCGCCGCCCATCGACGTAAGCGGCGCCCGATTGGTATCGCCCTCGGTGGTCACGTTGACGAGTTCGACCTCGCGGCCGGTCAACTCGCGCAGCCGGTCCGCGATCAGTCCGGACTGGGTACGTGCCAGGGCGGACCGCCGGGTGCCCAGCCGAATGGGACGCGCCGTCATCGTTCCTCCCCCGGGCCTGTTGTGGCGTCGGAAAGGGCCCCGGCGTCGAACATGGCCGACGGCATGGCATTCAACGCGGCGGTGTCGTCCGGCGCGGTCAACGAATGGCCGCCGGATTGCCCCGCCGC
It encodes the following:
- the hemC gene encoding hydroxymethylbilane synthase, whose protein sequence is MTARPIRLGTRRSALARTQSGLIADRLRELTGREVELVNVTTEGDTNRAPLTSMGGAGVFVSAVRGALTDGTVDVVVHSLKDLPTTPEPGIRLAAVPRRADPRDALVSAGGKKLVELPAGAVIGTGSPRRHAQLKALGLGFDVVDIRGNVETRMGYVTSGRLDAVVLAMAGLERLGKQADITEKIDPINMLPAPGQGALAVETRDESGGAVDDELVRALAEIDDADTRSATTAERAVLAETGAGCSAPLGALAEIVEDEDGPALSLRAALCPEESIDDGDVVRLSVQGGVADADRLGRELAIELLDRLSIGEKTNDQEREA